Genomic DNA from Helicoverpa armigera isolate CAAS_96S chromosome 10, ASM3070526v1, whole genome shotgun sequence:
CTGCAGCGACGTCACGGGCGGCGGCGCAGGAGGTCGTGGCTTCTTAGGCGCGGCCGGCTGAGGCGCCACCACAGCCGATGGCGTGGGCTTACTCATATTTGTTCGCCCCTTATTCTTTCCTTTATCGTTAAGAGGTGTACTAGGCACATTGAGCACCGGCTTGTTGAGTCTTCTCGCTTCCTCCTCTGCATCATACGCAGTTTCCTCGCTGCCGTCATATTTACGTTTTCTCTCTTTATTCAAGTTATAATAACGGGGATCGTCTAACTCTTTTGTTTGAGAGGAGAGAAGACTCGACGATGCGCCATGTATTTGATTAGCACCCAACAAGCCTGTCGCACCCATACTCGCCGAGGAGCTCATGACGGGATTACTCAGTGACATACCTGCGTTTATCACGTTTGTCGACGCCATGGCTCCATTGGCACTCTGCTGTGAGGAATTTGTTTCACATTGACTTTTATTATGGTCATTCGGTGTGTAAGGCTTACTATTTGTAGTATTATTAGTATTAGTTCTCGACCACGTAGATTTTCTGGCGCCCCTGCCGGCCGGCGGAGGTGAAGTATCACGCTCTCCTTGTAAAAATTTCAAGTAAGAAGCCATGAAACCTGAACCGGGGCCCGTGACAGgaacattaaattttttatccATTATTTTTGAAGTAGCGTCTTGTGAAGTGCTGTTAATGTTCTGCTGCTGTGAAGAGGGTGCTACCGACGATGCAGTATTTGCCCGTTGTTCTGCAAGGAAACCAAGTTCTTCCTCTATATTAGGTACTACCACCTTAGGCTGTTCCTCTTCACGTGTTTCAGGAGTCGAAAAAGATGACGAGGAAGCCGAAGGTGGAGTTTCACTAAATGACGACAGAGGTGTCAACTCCACAGAAGATTGGAAATCAGGGTGAGGACCTAGGTGGAAAGGCGGGAAGTATGTCAAAGCATGGCCATGAGGCATAGCGAGTGCTTGGTGTTGATTAGCAAAATTTGTGGCATGTAATGGGGCTTGTGAGCCAAATGCAGATGTACCAGGGAACATTTTTGGAGGAGGAGGTGGAAGATTCCAcctttcaaaatcaaaataactacCATTTTGCTGTTGACTGCTAGTTGAACTATGTGCAGGTGGAGGAATTCTATTTGCCAAATAATCAGCCATTACAACATTAGACAATTCATTCATATTTGTATGGGGAACTGGTTTTTCTACACTCTTTCTTCTTGATGGTATTTTGTTAGTAGATGTTGGAACTGTCACTGGAGGTTGACTTTTGCCTGATTTGACTTCTTGTAATTGACAACTTTGTTGCAAACTTTGCAAGTTTTTTACTATACTCATGGGATCACCTCGACAACTAGAAAGATCTTGTAAAGCTACATTATTACCATCAAAATAGTTCTGTTTATCTGGCAAACTTAGCACCCTACTGGAAGATTGACTCTGAGGAACAGACTCATCATTATGAGTATTACTTTCTGATAAACCATTATTGTAACTATTACTACTGCTATTACTAGAATATTTTCTAGACCCTAGTCTGTCACCTTCCCAACAAGTTTGACCAGATGACTGAGTTTGATTTCGTTCATATCTGCTGCTTTCActataggttttattttgttcaagaCCTAAAGCCCTAGTTATAACAGAAGGATATGCTACTTGGCTATTTTGAGATGGCGACCGTGTCACTGATGCATCTAGAGGAGATCTAGGAGCAGTATTATTAACTTTGTTATAGTGATCACTGTGTGGTTGAGGAGAATTGATGGAGTTCATAGGACTATGATACAAGGGATAGGCAGGACTTGACCCATGATCTAGAGGGGAAGTTTGTGGTGCTACCTGAGAAGGACTTTGTCGCCTTGGCACTACAACACCACAATCTGGGCCATTTTGGGAACTACTACTGGAGTACCCAGTGTCTGTGCTAGAACTACTTTTAGCTCGGACATGATAGTCTGATTCAATGTTGTTTCCACTTTGATAGTGTCTAAAACTAGAATTTTGGGTTGTGGAGTATTGTGAACTATTGATTCTATTTGTTTTTGAAGAACTGCCAGTACTGCTACTATAATTCAATCTGCCTGGGGCATCCATTATGGAATAACTTATTGGAGATGACTGTGGCTGAACCTTTTCATTAGAATCACAACTTTTCCTTTGTTCATTGCTTATTTCTGGGTAAATTTTACTTTGAGCTTTTGTCTGTACTTGTGGCGCTTTAACTGAAGGGGATACAAAATTACTTATACTATTTGTGATTTGTCTAGGAGATTTAtcactacttgtatttttaGGCGACTGAGAATTATAAATGGAGGCTGATGGCCTAGAGGACGTACTGGAAGATGATCTGTACTCTTTACTGGGAGGAGTTGAGGAAGAAGTGACTGGTGGAGTTGACACTATACACGATTGCTGGGAATGAGAAGTTGAACTTGCAGAACTTGAATAGGACTTACTTCCTGCATAATCCTGTTGTGATGAGAGTTGACCACTCTTTGCACTGCTTGTACTATACGAATTATCAGTCTGATTTCCAAAAGATGATGGAGATTGAAAAAACGTTGATGATGTTGAAGTTGCTGGTTGTTTTGATGCAGTGGCCGGTGAACCagatctgtttgtttgtttaccagCACTTGAAATTTGAGAGTTCAAAtgattatttaatgtttgtgcTGCTGCAAAATGTGCATTAAAGTTCTCATATGTTGCCGATGCTTTCGTTGTTGCAGGACTTGGGGATGAGGGCACAACACTCTCATGAGGCAGAATCCCAAACGGGCTAGGTAGTTGATTGTTTCCTTGCCAACTCAGTCCTGCAGTGCTGCCTGGGGTTGATGATTGGTCAAAGAAAGATGTCCCTTGTGCTGCCAATGTTTGATGCGAATAATTTTCTCTTAAAGTAGACAATTCTGATTCCACTGAAGATTGTTTGGATGCTACAGCAGCCTGAGCTTGAGCTATAACTTGGCGATGCTGAGCTTGAAGAGAAGAACTGTAGTGTGCAGGTTTGGGATTTGCATGATGAAATAGTGGTGAAAACACTGCGTCATACCCAACAGCTGGGGGAGATAAAAATCCTGCAGGGTTGAAGGGTGAAGCAGTTGATGAGCCAAGTTGTCCTGCTAATGATGCTGTAGTATGCGCTGCTTGCAGAAGCAACTGACTTGTAGTTGATGGCACTGATTGGCTGCCTAATCCAGAGCCACCACTTGCTAGGTGGTGATGAAAATCCCCACTTGCAGCACCGGCCTGAACCCCTGCTAACCGATTGTATGAATATGCTGACCATGGTCCTACTGGATCCATTACCACCTCCGTGATGCTCAAATGTCAATGTATGTAATATGTCAATAGAAGTCCACACTTTCATCCATAGTTTGTAACACAGTCAATTGTATGTATGGTTACTATCACTATTTTGGAACACTGGAACTCATGTTGCTGTTACATATTCTTCATACAGAGAAAACActcctgaaaataaagaaaaagaatatCAATATCAAAACAACAACGTAGGTACTGCACGATACTAATAATCATATAAGAAAAGAACTTGTTTTATCATTAACAAGATTCAAAATAATGATGTAAAAGAGCTAATTAACTCATAATCGGCAAATAACAGTGCAAAATAAAGCATCGACCCCtacgaataaaaataatccgGCGCTTCACTACACAAGCGTCAGAGTGACGGAACAATACAGGATCGTATTTTACACACTGTCCGTTATTACCAAGTATGCATTTTTACGAAGATACATACCATCGCCTTGGTTTTCCACAACCATTTATCAATGTGGTTTCGGAGGACGCTCACACAACAGATAACATCATAAATATGGCCTCGACTAGTCGAGTGCTCGCTGCGACGGGTTTTGTCTATTGTGAAATGAAAAGCAGTTCAAGTCATAGGTTGTACTCAACAGATCACTTTGTGTTTTACACTATACAATATCAAATCGTTTGCTGTCGTTCTAttgacattaatattttaacaaaccaataactttatttacaagTGGAAATACGACAACGTTTCGCCTTTCACATTAATCGCCGCCATCTTACTTGTCGAATATCTGTCGGTCGGTCGGTCGAACGAACGAACGACCGCACTCAAAACAAGctgtacagcgccatctaccaAGTAATTATTGAGACTATTTATttgaggaaggaaagatgaaaGAAACTTGAATTGAATTTTTTGCTGTCTCTCAACAAAAATAGGATAATTTTTTTCATTACcggtttgtttttggcaattGGTTGTAACTTTGGTTAATAGTTAACAATTACCACTCAATCAAAGACAGTTGCAAATAGTGGAGAGAAAACTTTGAATTAGCGCTATTTCCGCTTCGTAATTGCGTTTAGTTCATCTAACTTGTTCTAATATTTCAGTGGATTTTGTGAATTGCGTTTGTTCTTAGAAAATCAATTATGCTGATGGTACTGGCTAGGATtatgaaaatttttattataaatactgtTAGGAGGGTAAAAAGTTGAAAAGGACTGCAAATCATGCATGGGCATCATACTTTTCGGTTTGAGTAAAAATAACCATTtagggtcaatccccactgaaagagcagcggccggcagcggccgtaaatgcaagggattgagcgtgagcgcggcgggccgtgCTCTCTTACATtatccgtgctcttacggccgctgccggctgCTGCTctctcagtgggaattgacccttagccACAGTGGGTTGCATCGCGTTCATCACCCCCCACGAACATGCCGTACAAGTTTACCCTGTGTGGCGGTGTCGCCCAGAGGTTTACTTAGCCGATCTTCATCAGCTTCATTTAAAAAACTAGTTGAAACTACTTATTCTTGCATTTTTGAAGTTTGTAGAGAAGTAGACGATCTTTTAGGAACTTTTCTGTTTGGAAACTTGAGACTCTCCGAGGTATGTCGTTAGCTTCCTTCGAGCTAGCCAGGATCCCTGATAGCTGGCTTGTCTCCATCATGCACATGACCGggagcccgattctcctaagttaataatgtcaaatcgaatagaaattgaatcgcaatatgatcgcaatagcaggtTTAATAATATCGGGGttttctgctactaatataagaccaatcgtattccaacgacattcgattggttttgCGATTGGTCCtgttattttggtgattttggtctatacggtagtttgctcttcaatcatattgcaatcgtaaatcatttgcagacaaaatgattcattattgaatgacagaaaaggataaaaacgtttatttcaaactagcttccgccagcggcttcgcccgcgtggtgtgttgataaaaagtagcctatgtgttaatccagggtatcgcCTATCTACGTTCCGAATTTCaatgaaatcggtccagccgtttttgtgtgattgaataacaaacatacatccatacattctcacaaactttcacatttataatataagtaagataaaaaatatcggAACGCCACGTACGCTTCAATCGTagtcgagtcgggattggatctcagtcgaatgtgaatcgtagaTATGTAgcaaaattaggagaatcgggccccagtcaTGATTTTGGAACTGAAAACTTTAAGCGACGCTATGGATTTTCTCATTGTGCCATTCCGTGTGACTCGAGCCTTAAGAAAAGCCACGTTGAAAAAATGGTTGTCATAAGACGTTGTGAAAATTCAGGACAAGCGGGTGTCTCAGGGCCTCtaacgtggaattgtaacagcAGCATTCGTTGACGGCGGCTTTACAGTCTCTCCTAGGCACGAGGTTGTAATACCGCCAACTCCCAGATACCGGGCTGCTTCTTTTGTGAaattttctaaaacccacaaagcgatttcgttccgtctcgggaatcgaacccgagacctcgtgcacaacATTTGTGCTATTAAAGACTAGGCCAACGAAGCAGTCGACACGACGGCAAGCAGTATTGACAACTgaaggtttaaaataaaacactttgaACAACGCGACAAGTTCTATTccgtattatatttaattttgatctgGACATAGGAAAATCACCCCCTTATTGTAATGAGAATTAAAACTACAAATGAAGTTCATCAACTTTATTTACTGGACATAACTATTTCAGTAGCTGactatttaaaactaaattgtcAATTTTCTTTGGTACTTTTTCATTATGTAATCAGTTTAGGAAGACTTGCAGACACAATctgaatattataatacatacatacaacaatACGAGAGTAAACTGATGACACTATTTACTGCAGTTTGTTTCAAGACCTAATCAACAGTCAACAGCGTAGGTACTATTTCAATGCAAGGATTGACTGGTTTTACATATGGGCTTGCTTGAATTGAACAAATTGTGGTACATAAtattacgtttataatatacctctaatctctatacatattttacatataacTGAGAAAacatgtaagtatataaaaatatttgtaatgttCATTTGCATTCAGTTTAAGATCTTGATTATCTGTTGCTGTGAGTGTCTGTTTACGAACAGcatttaattcatatttgaaCAAATCACTTTAGCTGTAAAAGTCCAGAAATTGTGTTATGAAGTTAATATTCACTTCACTCATTTCGTTACAAAGGGGGGTCTGAGTTAGGTTAAGTTATTTATGTAGAGCTACACTGCCTTCATACAGCGAAATGCTGTATGCTTCAGACCCAATTTCAAACTTAATGATATTGGTTTTTCGAAGTTGCTTTCCAATACGTACATGTGCAATGTTGTCactattgaagcatttatttatttacggtcATTCCCAATACTCTATTTATCCGTAGTTTTGCAGactaaagataggaatttcACTTTACTTGTAAGTGGCaaattttttgtacattttatctCTAATAAAcacaaatcaacagatagactGTCGAATAGAATAGTAGATAGAATGCACATGGATGATACAATTCATATTCCGGGAAGATATTTCCAtgcaagtacataaataaataactcaacCCATTTCCGACCTCTGGATATAAAGCTTGGAATTGAAAAGGTAATCGTCATTTTTGTATACAGTTTGAATgttaaattgattattttggCACAAAATTCCGTGCATGCGTTTCTTGTGTACAAAACTTTAAGTTTCGTTAATcgttatatttaaatttaaaacttatttaaattgtttgacATAGTGTTATGTTACAGAGCGTTTGTAAAGTTATCaagcataataaatattatgataatgaaCTATGAACATGCAGGACGGCAGGGACTACAAACAACCATTCAAAAGAGAGCAAAAGTTAACGTattgagtattttttgtttacataagttAACCATTTTACTAGCTTCAAGAAATTACTAGAAGAAAAGAGATTTTTCTTACGGACGAATTTTTTACACTAATTATATATCTCCACATATTATGTGAACGTGAACTTACATACAAATACATTGATGTGTATGTGCAAGGACACAGTAGGTATGAAACACAAGCCTGAGGCGATGACATCGTCTAATAAAGATAACTCAGGAGTTGTAGGGGGGCAGAGCTTTTCGGTAAACTTGATTATTACCGGCACTACTTGGCTATTTGTTCCAACATTTTAATACTGTCGTATATACCATGTCTCTATCAGTTACGACATCTAAAATTAATGTGCGCTCAGATTTTATTGAAGGTGACGTATAAAAGTGTACTCTATTGCCCCACTAAACATCccttaattaaattacacatACTTCAAAACAAGCCGCATCATTAATATTCGCTTGCAGTGAACACTAAAACTGCCGtgatgatatttttaaaactaatttataatGGACATGGAGAGCGAATTTTTAGAAATTTCGAGATCTTTGTGGAAGTCTACTAGCTGTCTACTATAATTGATATAACGTAGTAACttactatttattattgttttaccaTGCATTAGCTTAGTAGATCCGACTTAGAAGTAATCCACGCATTACAAAAACATTCATCTTACACCTAAATAAATCAcatataaagttttaaattatgcGGTGGATAGTTTACTCTGTGCTGTGTTTCCCTGAAATATTTGACaaagagaatatttttaaacatcaatAATTGAGTAATTTCTCcatcatataaaaataagcattgaaattatttttttaaacatgaaacaaataaaatgacgGAAATTAATTATAGCTATATCTATAAAGCTAACGGGAGTATCTAGTAAAATTATTCTCTATGTTAAAAAAAAGCTACGTAATTGAACTTATTCATAAGCAccgttattataaaaataaaatctttggaTCATCTGGCAAgttaacagaaataataatcacatttaaaacttaacaataaaactacaaaataatcaGACCCTGATTGCTAatatcaaataaacataaactgaGTATTTgcttttacatataaaaatatattttggagtGGTAAATATTAGGTAGACTAAGAACAGGTTTTACCACTGAACAATATGCTTAACACGAATCAATTTAAATGCCTTGCGTGAGGGAATTTTCCAGAACGATATCGAACTCATCAAGTGGTTCGAGAATTTGCCTGAGGAATGTAAGGAGGCCGCGCTTGCGCAGGAAACTCTGCTCTTCGTACATCTCCACGGTGACGCGAGTCATTGACATCGGCACAAGCATACGATGTAGCCAGTgttcactgaaaataaaattaggttgATATTACTGGCCGGTATATGCTGTTAAGTGACATTTggtcagtaaaaatatttaaatttgaaaaaCAACGAAACTGAGTATTGATTTAAAATTGGACCATCACTTAGGTCCCAAGCTTACCAACAACATAAAGGAACATATTCCATTTTgcttaaaacaactttttttttttacttacttagAATTCTGAACATGAAAATTCATCCAtatttaattgaacataaactGAGAGGTACTCACCGCAAACTGAGACATATAAACAGTTGGAATTTGCCATCTTTCCCCAGCGTCCGGCCCACAGAATTGATCTCGTCCATAAGATGGCAGTAACAACGCCATATAGCCCTGTGTTCCTGATCTTGTCGGCAGTTGTAAGCCATGCCACAGCTCTTGTTGTTCTGTGTCGTCGGCTCGTCGCATAAGCTCATTTTGAACTCATCTTTGACTTTAgctatagaaaaataaactcagTAAGTAGCTTTGAAGGTAACAACTGACCCGATTCGAATGATATATTGTGTGGATTAGACATAGTTTAAATCTGGGGAACCACAACATTTGTTATTGTGTATACAGGGTGTGCAAACAAAATGCGCCAGACTCGCCCAATTCATATAAACATTTCTTATTGTAAGTACCCAAGACCTGCAGGGGTCACTTTATTACATGATTATTATCTAACTAAAGTATTATTCTTACCGAAGTAATCCCAAATGAAAAGATTCTTTCCAAACAGCCGCACAGATTTGAATCCGCACAGGAAAGCTTGCTCCAAGCACTTGACTAATCCATTTTCACCGCAAAGCAGCACGCTGAGTGAATTCGCATCTTTGTCTCTCTTTGATTGATAGTGCCACTTGACTATCGCATTTACGCAGTCACCTAAGAAAGTTTAGTGAAGTTAATAGAAAATAACAGAAATATCATTTCAAAACTGCTTACTTCTTACATGTTTTACGCCAAGTTAGTATGAAGCATTGCAGATATTAATGTAACAAGATGACCATCAGACAACGGGCAGGCCGAAAACAGCCAAAACGGCTTAGCTTACTCAGCAATGCATCGACCAATCCCCGACACCCGACATTTTAAATTTGGAATGCAAAAGAACGTACAAAGAGGTTGTAGCCGTTGTAGGCAGTCAGACGTAAACAAATGCGCTGCGCATGGTATGGTAGAAAGTACCGATCATGTGCTGTATGGTGGAGGTGGAGAGGTGCGTGGTGGTGGGcgtgggcggcgcgggcggcggcgcgggcgagcGCGGCGTGGCGCCGCTGCGCATGCGCGCCGCCACCAGCAGCCGCTCCGTCGACCCGTCGTCCACGCCCGACCCCAGCCAGCGGTTGCACGGGAACCTACGCAGAACAAATCTAGATGTTATCACTACATAGTCGTTTTAGTATCCAATTTCCTATAtgcttaaatttttaaaactatgcaacggattttgatgcggtttgtATTAATAGAAATTGTGATTGAAGAGGTAGGATTATTTGTATTTAGTATCAACTTTGCACCCGTGCGAATCCGGGGCAGGTCGCTAGTTATCGATATATTAGCTTGTGTTGACATCGATTTGTATTGGTTTGCAAAAATTCTTGAAATAACTGGCAACAGAAATAAGTTCAGTTCTGTAAGCATACATTTAGTTGTAATTTTGTATACTGATTTAGAACTTACGTGTAGGTATGTCCAGTCACTTCATTCCGCACGTAAACTTGATCGAGCAGCCATCGCGGTGATAGTCCAGAGTTGTCGTGTCCGATGCGCAGCGTCGAAAGAATTCCCAAGTTCTtatgctaaaaaataaaaatataaatttgatTTCAATTACCCCAAGACTGTTTAAAAGGTTATTGTAGACTATAGCAACTTACGTGAAAAACGAATTCGTTAGTGTTACGCGGTATGGGTATTTTTGGTGTAGATTCACCATTCGCTCCAGATATTGAGATCCAACAGTTAGCGGTGGTCTGACTTGCTTTGCGTGATGGCACAATGAGGACTCGATATGGCAATTCTGAAAAAcgcatttattattaaatcactACTTATTACAACGAGTGTtacagataccggcacggatattgggctctcggcggaagagtggggatcgctttgcgcacccgtacgcataaggcaataaggcagtaaatcgcagTAGGTacctttacatttattttttaagataaaatagggttttatatacttactgGTAGTAGGATAAGTGTTGGTAAAGCAGAAATAATCGACCGCATTCAAAGTGAGCAGGTGATAAAGAAACTGTTCCCTTTCCTCTTCGCAGCGAAGGAAAGCAGTCCGTTTATATTGAGACCTTAGCAATGTAGTGTCAGCCAGAAGTTCCCGAAGATGTTTCGATAGCAACTTTTTCTCTAAAGACAATCGGACCCAGGCGCGAGCGTAGCctatttcagttttaatatCTGTCATTGCTTGCACGTttctgtaacaataaaaatattttgtgatcaTGCCCGATGAAACCGagcaaatgaaacattttttttaatcataaagaCTAATTGAGAATCTGCTCCTTTCTAGGAAATCGGTtgagtataattattttgttgactGACCTCATGTCAAATGTAAGGCTTTCTGGAAGAGGGCGTAAAGGGTTGGCGGGTTGAGCAGATTTCCTCTCCAACGTCCCGGAGTTGCTGAGACGATCCCGCGAGCTATCCCGGGACCCGCCACGGGAACTATCCCGGGAACGACTTCCTGAACTTGTGCTCTGGTGAGCCTCTACTTCGGCACCCACCGATGATAAATCTGAATTTGATTAgcgaatattaaattaactgaTTTATTTCTCGTTAGGAAATTAATTTGCGATTAAGTAGACAATACTTACAGTCGAGCCTTTTGCGCAATACACACCAAGCCAAAGCTGCATGTTCCAAAGCAATACAATGATAATGATTGATAACATAGACAATTAATACAGATATTATTAAGAGCTACATCCAGTTTGACTTTAACAACGAATAATTGTTGTTAACTAAGTTAGAAATAAACGAACCTAGGTTAATTTATAAAAGCAAATGTATcgtttttaatatatttgaaCAAAATGCATGAATTTTGAACCAACGGTATCGGATACGGAATATTGGAATGGAGTTGAGTTGATGTACATTTATTGTTCTGCACATTTAACAATTAACATTGATCATATAGATATTAAAGACAGCTTACCGGGAGTAAGATAGTTGGGATCAATTGGTTTAGTAGAATTGCTGCATTGCTCCAACTCTTGGTAATTAGTTAGATGCATCCAAAGCGCCGACTTCCCCATTTTATGTTGCAAACCGTGAGACCATAGCCTTTCTAGAAGATCGCAGAGTGAAGCTATCATGGTGCTTTCTTCAACGCCTGTTATGGAAACCTCACATCCTAATCCGAGATCCGATTCTTCTGTGCCCATCTTCTCTAGAAGCATCCTTTTCGTTTTGCTTTTGCACTCCtagaacacaaaattaaaattataatacatagtACAAGGGAGTACAAAAAACTGTATAGTACAGTAAAGTAAAAGGTTCATACCTTGAGAAGTTTCTCAACAAACGCTCTATTGTTCTGAGCAATAGCCGCGGGCGTAACTTCTGTAGACAGTCTCCTACTAATGTCGCCCAGTAATAATTCCGGTGGTACATCCTTCACTTGCCATTTCGCGTTCTTTATACGTTTAAGACTGTTTGTCCTGAAAGTTAAAACAATGTAACGTAAAGTATTTAGAATCatcttaaaatacatataacatttaAAGCTGGCATAGCAAAAAGCAATTAGGTTGGGATGTGTATTTTCCACGGTATCGTTTTAGTAGTAGCGCGGATTACATGCAGACAACACAATATTCCACATATGTATGCAATATGCATGATATTGTTTTATGGATATATATGGcctataatttgttatataaaggtacataagtaggtatataatgcaTCAACATTACAGCACTACAGAATACAACTCGCGCAAATTGTTGCCACAAGACAAGGGTACGTCATTCAGCAAATAACTAAAGGAACAGGTTAACGAACATTCAAAATACGTagcattaaatataaataactttattttaatatatccttatttacatacataaagcctacattaaataaaacattagatTGCATTATGGAGTTACCTTATTATGGGAAGATCTGTCAACGTaaattaactacaaaatattttcataacagtataactatgtaaaataaaaagttaagacagaaaaacgaaacaaaaataatttaattaataaatagaatcggacaaaaatatatctttcgAGTATCACTATAAAACATATAGAATcacatataaattattacatgAAGGTATTTAATACTGCATGCAATATAAACAAATCATGCACTTGAAGTACAAAACATTGACTATCACAACATTCAGAATTAATAATACATATGTGTTAGGTCAGATTTTGAAAGGCTTCGACATGACCTACGACTTAATTAAGCTACCCTTGGGAAAGAGGCGGCTCGTGACATCCGCACGCGTTTGTCaccatataaaaatgtatgtatgtagttacagataataaagttataacttatctcaataaaaatgttaaagactTTCAAAAACCAACCATCTCAATGATTACTTAATGAATTGTTACTATACTAGTAACGATAAATTAATTCGGATTACGATCTTATAAgtcattacaaattaaattacctaattacattaaaattcgtCATAATACACTGAGCTTTAAAGGCTTTTGTCGTGAGCTGAGTTTCTGACTGCGTTAATCCTTACAtacataaaactataataaaattataagctACAAT
This window encodes:
- the LOC110377301 gene encoding DENN domain-containing protein 5A isoform X3, which produces MSVSDLSVGCRFADYFAICGLDFDSGLEPDRLCGDNLHVSPLDRSYKGKILAHYPDNISSNPFDEHAVCMLCLPAGLQFRTQKHSLEPKFHSFVVTRENASRYYGFSLIFYEEVRNRNICSAMHTLQAMYITELSSGQTPPGHRKASGKESSRSLPRSFKLTPHSGAALTYYDIAKDKLYVAKSIALICQYPYVRVAQLFLENLFRSLPRQPGPGLSPESYVYNLLYEVPVPLPGQALRLYVPPSEPHLDPIPVVIRMPNLPDELPLLDYPLRAMFSTLGVECVVQLFTCVLLEHQVLLRSSDYNKLMLVAECIVSLLLPFTWAHVYVPILPAPLYHFLDAPVPFVMGLHADSGAMNMGPNGPRSIALGSEAALCLVDIDKPDIQLPEELPIFPHRTPFIEEINHVLDKHQIQRPETEPTKLGVPLNGTSYKHMSDSMSSSCTLPSGGLRRKHSFHDVLEWEESRPLNASPPASPTRRAPLRMDALQRIVDIVKRSGVNIDDVDADTVMPTTKKKILNDEEQYNEDIRFNIAIRETFLNRFVHIFLMYENFVIMPDQDRESWLTSRESMVNFDKASFLSDQPQRHRPFLSRFLETQMFATLIDNKIMGNWGEYDANLQVFEHRIKTVRTNSLKRIKNAKWQVKDVPPELLLGDISRRLSTEVTPAAIAQNNRAFVEKLLKECKSKTKRMLLEKMGTEESDLGLGCEVSITGVEESTMIASLCDLLERLWSHGLQHKMGKSALWMHLTNYQELEQCSNSTKPIDPNYLTPALAWCVLRKRLDYLSSVGAEVEAHQSTSSGSRSRDSSRGGSRDSSRDRLSNSGTLERKSAQPANPLRPLPESLTFDMRNVQAMTDIKTEIGYARAWVRLSLEKKLLSKHLRELLADTTLLRSQYKRTAFLRCEEEREQFLYHLLTLNAVDYFCFTNTYPTTKLPYRVLIVPSRKASQTTANCWISISGANGESTPKIPIPRNTNEFVFHHKNLGILSTLRIGHDNSGLSPRWLLDQVYVRNEVTGHTYTFPCNRWLGSGVDDGSTERLLVAARMRSGATPRSPAPPPAPPTPTTTHLSTSTIQHMIGDCVNAIVKWHYQSKRDKDANSLSVLLCGENGLVKCLEQAFLCGFKSVRLFGKNLFIWDYFAKVKDEFKMSLCDEPTTQNNKSCGMAYNCRQDQEHRAIWRCYCHLMDEINSVGRTLGKDGKFQLFICLSLREHWLHRMLVPMSMTRVTVEMYEEQSFLRKRGLLTFLRQILEPLDEFDIVLENSLTQGI